In Nematostella vectensis chromosome 11, jaNemVect1.1, whole genome shotgun sequence, a genomic segment contains:
- the LOC5511431 gene encoding uncharacterized protein LOC5511431 isoform X2: MIIECLLARVAWVTLKGIYQAAQRRGTSLRICLRVRWTPALLTEILTKTRTDSSLGILSKRFVELLRKAPDGTIDLNYAVEQMAVQKRRIYDIVNILEGVGLVEKTGRNGVKWRERDSMECDDGEEARLTSLQTELTHMDERERELDELMEQARSDLKAMTTDPDKARYAYVTKTDLEAIESLEDQTIISIQAPPGTRMQIPQPEEQVQMWLKTSRSPIQVTWTRPNTDSSVRMINARNITVDQQDNKDFDLVEEMFRNSMEQTQNINNNEQMINYHGVTNQVTRLDTLDAGHTDMNNQESITALQNRQSFEQLIADLVHLQGLPGNQNRPIKTFHNNVNRSTTNDGVTFDDVARNMWHSVQAPAYPNNPVPVPVEDPLYDVSGFINSTRQELESADDVNGPLSPLMADDVYYLALREAEGLAELF; this comes from the exons ATGATCATAGAATGCCTTCTGGCCCGCGTGGCTTGGGTTACACTGAAGGGTATTTATCAAGCGGCGCAGAGGCGGGGAACTTCATTACGGATTTGCCTTAGAG TTAGATGGACTCCGGCGCTTCTTACTGAAATACTGACGAAAACCAGAACTGATTCGTCTTTGGGGATACTTTCAAAGCGATTTGTTGAGTTACTGAGGAAGGCACCGGACGGGACGATTGACTTAAACTACGCGGTTGAGCAGATGGCAGTACAAAAAAGACGCATCTACGACATTGTGAATATACTCGAGGGTGTCGGACTGGTGGAGAAAACTGGACGGAATGGAGTGAAGTGGCG AGAGAGGGATTCGATGGAGTGTGACGACGGGGAGGAGGCGAGACTCACCAGCCTACAGACCGAGCTGACCCACATGGATGAGCGGGAGCGAGAACTTGATGAGTTGATGGAGCAGGCCAGGTCTGACCTCAAAGCAATGACCACAGACCCCGATAAAGCCAG GTATGCCTATGTGACAAAGACGGACTTGGAGGCGATAGAGAGTCTAGAAGACCAGACAATCATTTCTATTCAGGCACCGCCGGGAACACGAATGCAAATACCACAACCAGAAGAG CAAGTACAGATGTGGCTTAAGACGTCACGTAGCCCCATTCAAGTTACTTGGACCCGCCCAAACACGGATTCCAGTGTTCGCATGATCAACGCACGAAACATAACAGTAGACCAACAAGACAACAAAGACTTCGACCTTGTCGAAGAGATGTTTCGGAACAGCATGGAACAAACACAGAATATCAACAACAATGAACAAATGATAAACTATCATGGCGTAACTAACCAGGTTACTAGACTGGACACCTTGGATGCGGGACACACAGACATGAATAACCAGGAATCCATTACAGCGCTACAGAACCGTCAATCATTCGAACAACTCATAGCGGACTTGGTGCACTTACAAGGCTTACCAGGAAATCAGAATCGACCAATCAAAACCTTTCACAACAACGTCAACAGATCAACGACAAACGATGGCGTGACATTTGATGACGTCGCACGTAATATGTGGCATTCGGTCCAAGCCCCCGCATATCCTAACAACCCGGTCCCAGTCCCCGTCGAGGACCCTCTGTATGACGTCAGCGGGTTCATTAACAGCACGAGACAAGAGCTTGAGTCAGCAGATGACGTAAACGGTCCGCTCTCCCCGCTAATGGCGGATGACGTGTACTACCTGGCTCTGCGCGAAGCAGAGGGACTAGCAGAACTGTTTTGA